DNA sequence from the Pedobacter sp. W3I1 genome:
AATCAACGCTTTGATAACCAGCCGGAACCCAGGTAGGTTGAGCACCAATATTTACGTTAATATTTACCTGAGCGTTAGATTGATTAGATGTTAAAGCCACGATACCTAAAATCGCGGAGATGATAAATAACTTTTTCATAATAATCCATTTATTTGTGTGTATTTCAATAATTCAAACGCTGTGCCAAAACTTCTATTGTAACAGATATATAAAAAAAAGAGCTTCTTTCGAAGCTCTTTATAAATCAGCCAATAAAATTAAATATTAGTGTTTTTCTTTGCCATTTCCATGGCCTTTTCCCTTGTCGTTTCCGTGGTCTTTTCCATTATTTCCTTTTCCATAAATCTTTTTAGCCTGTCCTGGGGGCATGCCATGAGGATGTCCCTTTACAACATAATATTTACTGTCACGGCTATCCCTAATTACAAATTGTCCTTTGTTACCTTTGTATTTTGCATATTTTACTTTATCATTCTTGAAATTTAAATAGGGCTTAGGCGAATTGATTACAACTTTATAACCATTGTATAAATTGTAATTACCATATCTGGCAGGTAAAGAGTTTGCAAAAGTCCAATCGTTTCCATTTAAGTAAACAAACTGCTTTTGTGGAACATAATAATAACTTTCTACATCAGGTAGATAATAATAATCTACATGGTCATAACCTGTTGGTCCCCAAAGCGGCTGCGATCCGATATTAACATTTACATTTAATTGTGCTTTCGCGGGGATGCTGAGAAATGAAACCATCATAACTACAGCAACTAAAAATAATCTTTTCATAATTAATTTAATTTGTGTGTTTATTATTCATTACCAAACACGTGCCAGAAATCATCAAATAAAAAAGGAGCCTCTTTCGAAACTCCCTTATTTACAACTAAATATTGATGTTAGTGGCGGTCGTCACCCCGTCTTTGTCCATTATTTCTCTCTGAATGATTATCATGACCATTGTTAGCTTGTAGACGACCATTATTTTGGGAAGGCCTAGTTACATTTCTTTGTACTACACGGCTAGAGCGGTTGTTGTTACTAATTACAGTTACATTTCTAGTAGGTCTTTGATTGTAGTTTGGATGGCCCTTTACTACATAATATTTACTATCGCGACTATCTCTTATAATCGTTTGGCGACCACTGTAGTTTTTATATTTACTGTATTTGGTTACATAGATATTGTTCCTCAAATATGGCTTTGGCTCATTGATCACCACTTTATAGGCATGGTACAAATCAAAGTTCCTGTATTGAGCAGGCAAGCTGTTTACTGAAACCCAACGTCCTCCATTCGAATAGATATATTGACCAGTGGGCACGTAATAATAGGCATCAATGTCGGGGAAATAATAATAATCTACGTGGTTGTATCCTGTTGGCCCCCAAACTGGCTGCGAGCCAATATTGATGTTTAAGCTAACCTGTGCTTTGGCATTGTTGATGCTGAATAATGAAATCATCAGAACTGCAGCAAATAAAATTAACTTTTTCATAACATTTTTAATTTAAAGGTTTCTTGTGTGTGTTTGCTGAGATAGACAAATCAAACAGACTCTGGTTTAATGAACGTTATTCCATTTAACATTCTTTAACGATTGTATGTGTTATTGAGTAATTTTACTCAGCTTATTGAGTAAATTGTAAAAACACATGTAATCAGCTCAATTACAGTTATTTGTCAAATAATTTTTTATATAAAAATCGATAATGCAGCTGTTATTATTTTTAAATATTGTTGAATTTTGTTAATCATTTTGAATTGCTAAGCATATTGAGTATTTTTACTCAATACATTGAGTAAATTGTAAAAAATGTTCCAAAGATCTTATTTACAGAAACTTACAAAGGTAATGAATGAGCCAAAACAGTTTATTCAGGTACTTGTTGGACCAAGACAAATTGGTAAAACCACATTGATCAGCCAATTGGTCAAGGAAATTGCTATACCTTATATATTCGAGTCTGCAGATGCTGTTGCGGCATCTGATCGAACCTGGATAGAGCTAATATGGCTTAATACCAGAGAACTATTAAAAGAACCCGGTGTTAATGAATATATTCTTGTGATTGATGAGATTCAGAAAATTGATAACTGGAGTGAAATTGTGAAACGTTTATGGGATGATGACATGAGAAATGGGCTAAACCTGAAGGTAATTTTACTGGGTTCATCAAGGCTATTAATTCAGCAAGGCTTAACCGAATCATTGGCAGGAAGGTTTGAGTTAACTTATTTAGGGCATTGGAGCTTTACCGAAATGGAAAGTGCTTTTGGTTTTACTGCCGAACAATATGTTTGGTTTGGTGGCTATCCTGGCTCTGCAGGTCTAATCAACGATGAAGAGCGATGGAAAAATTATGTTTCAAATGCTTTGATAGAAACCAGTATTTCAAAAGACATTTTAATGCTTACCCGTGTTGATAAACCGGCTTTAATGAAACGTTTGTTCGAACTAGGTTGTGTGTATTCAGGGCAGATCTTATCTTTCACTAAAATATTGGGTCAGCTTTCTGACGCAGGTAATACCACAACATTGTCTCATTATCTGCAATTATTAGATACAGCAGGTTTACTTGGAGGCATTGAGAAATTTGCGGCTGATGTAATCCGTAAGCGTTCATCGAGTCCAAAATTTCAGGTGCATAATAATGCTTTGGTAAGTGCTCAAAGAAACGAGTTCTTTGAAGAAATAAAAAAACAACCAGCAGAATGGGGGAGAATGGTAGAATCATCAATAGGAGCACACTTGTTAAATTCTTCATTTGTTGAAGGTTACAAAGTATTTTATTGGAGACATAGAAACGATGAAGTTGATTTTGTTTTAGAAAAACGCGGTAAAGTAATCGGTATTGAAGTTAAAAGTACAGGCTTGGTTACAGGCACTTCCGGGATGGATGCTTTTAACAAAATGTATAAGCCAGATAAAATGCTTTTAGTAGGAGCCGGAGGATTACCCTGGCAAGAATTTCTAAAAATTTCTCCATCAAGCCTTTTTTAACGAAAGACTAAATAATAACTATATTTGACACATTAATATTTAACCATAGATTAAATCTGTATTGAACTGTAAAATCTGTGGTTAATAAAACTTATACCAACACGAAGCTTTAAATGCCTTTACAAGAAATAAGCCCCCAAACTGCTTTCGAACTCGTTTCAGGACTAGAAATCCACGTTCAGTTAAATACAAACACAAAAATATTTTCTGCTGATAGTGCGTCTTTCGGGGCTTTACCTAATCAAAATATATCTACGGTTTCGTTGGCATTGCCCGGGGCCTTACCTAAGTTAAACAAAGAGGTAGTAGCAAAAGCTATCCGTATTGGTTTAGCTTTAAACTGTACCATTAACCAGATCAATCATTTCGACCGGAAAAACTATTTCTATGCCGACTTGCCAAAAGGATACCAGATTACGCAAGATAACCAACCAATTTGTGTAAATGGTTTTTTGGAACTTCAATTGGCTGATGGTTCTACGAAGAAGATCGGGATCAACCGGATCCACCTGGAAGAAGACGCTGGAAAAAGCATCCATGATCAGGACGACAACTATTCGTTAGTTGATTTAAACCGTGCAGGTGTACCATTAATCGAGATTGTGACCGAACCCGATATCCGCAGTTCGGAAGAAGCTTCTGTTTTATTAAGTGAAATCAGAAAGCTGGTTAGACATTTAAATGTGAGTGATGGCAATATGGAAGAGGGGAGTTTGCGTTGCGATGCCAATATTTCTATCCGTCCATTTGGTACTACCGAATTTGGAACACGCTGCGAAGTAAAAAACCTAAACTCAATGCGTAACGTACGTAGAGCAATGGATTTCGAATTTGGCCGCCAGGTAGAAGTGATTAGTAACGGAGGAAAGATTATTCAGAGCACATTAAATTTTGATGCCGATAAAGGTACTACTTCACCTATGCGTACCAAAGAAGAGGCTAATGATTACCGTTATTTTTCAGATCCTGATTTACAACCCATTCACATTTCTGACACTTGGTTGGCCGAAATTAAATCTTTAATGCCCGCACTTCCTAATGAAATATCAAAACAAATGGTTTCAGAATTTGGAATCAGCAAGGCTGATGCGGCACTTTTTGCAGAAGATTTAGACCTGTTAAACTATTTTAATTCCGCTCAATCAGCTGTTCACAACAAAAAAAGCTTAATAAATTGGTTAATTGGTCCAATCAGAGCTGTTTTAAATGAAAAAGGGATTCCAATAACT
Encoded proteins:
- a CDS encoding ATP-binding protein; the protein is MFQRSYLQKLTKVMNEPKQFIQVLVGPRQIGKTTLISQLVKEIAIPYIFESADAVAASDRTWIELIWLNTRELLKEPGVNEYILVIDEIQKIDNWSEIVKRLWDDDMRNGLNLKVILLGSSRLLIQQGLTESLAGRFELTYLGHWSFTEMESAFGFTAEQYVWFGGYPGSAGLINDEERWKNYVSNALIETSISKDILMLTRVDKPALMKRLFELGCVYSGQILSFTKILGQLSDAGNTTTLSHYLQLLDTAGLLGGIEKFAADVIRKRSSSPKFQVHNNALVSAQRNEFFEEIKKQPAEWGRMVESSIGAHLLNSSFVEGYKVFYWRHRNDEVDFVLEKRGKVIGIEVKSTGLVTGTSGMDAFNKMYKPDKMLLVGAGGLPWQEFLKISPSSLF
- the gatB gene encoding Asp-tRNA(Asn)/Glu-tRNA(Gln) amidotransferase subunit GatB, with product MPLQEISPQTAFELVSGLEIHVQLNTNTKIFSADSASFGALPNQNISTVSLALPGALPKLNKEVVAKAIRIGLALNCTINQINHFDRKNYFYADLPKGYQITQDNQPICVNGFLELQLADGSTKKIGINRIHLEEDAGKSIHDQDDNYSLVDLNRAGVPLIEIVTEPDIRSSEEASVLLSEIRKLVRHLNVSDGNMEEGSLRCDANISIRPFGTTEFGTRCEVKNLNSMRNVRRAMDFEFGRQVEVISNGGKIIQSTLNFDADKGTTSPMRTKEEANDYRYFSDPDLQPIHISDTWLAEIKSLMPALPNEISKQMVSEFGISKADAALFAEDLDLLNYFNSAQSAVHNKKSLINWLIGPIRAVLNEKGIPITDFKVNPAQLAEAINLVDDKKITQQIAIQQLLPAVELDENAKVIDLAQSLNLLISENGDELSSFIDEVLNKYPQQVEAYKKGKKGVLGLFVGDVMKLAKGKADAKKLNELILEKLK